The genomic DNA gctcacaatggtgattttgttgagatgaagcctaatactgccaaaatcactacatttttgggtattaagggacttgaattcaatctagagtctgataaagcctatatcatcagactggatcaggatataaggaaagcaaaaataaatgatctcaaggctgctatctttcagacaggagaagatacagttgaacttaaaaatataaaaaggaggatgcagaatgaacttgaatatgctgagagaagtttgttgaagaactatctcagaacaactcctgacattaaagagattacacactgaagccaagtcaagaactacagctggtaaattttgaagtatatacaggctaaagctgatatcagactttaaggatggtaaaagctacaaggactgtgagttgtagttgcttagtcaaattctcatatgcatttgtacttaatgtttttgacatcatcaaatatctactcaacttgtatattatgctaatttacaagtttggggagattgttagatatatttgtgatgtcatgtctaatgttgatttgtgtttagttttcagatcttaactaacaggaaaaatcaggacttaactggaaatcagtacttatactgaagtcagaacttaagatatcagaacttaagttatcagaacttaagatatcagaagatatttatcaggagataatatcaggacttaagaagacgttcagataaggaaggcggctgattgaaggaaagaagatcaagactaaaataagaagagatatgcatggagaataattctatgaagaatagaagatttggaggaaaagataactaattgatatattttaggatgcagacttatattcgatatcaattagaagattatcttgtaactgtgtgtctatataaacacagcaaagggtttacactatatgtgttatcttaatcgagaatattattcattgtaaccctagcagctctcgtgatatttgttcattactgagagagaatggttccattgtaatactgtctcattaataagattattatgtgtttcatacttgtgttcttaattcgatttgattgtagtatacactgtattcaacccccttctacagtgtgtgtgacctaacagagatTTTATTAATAACTTGAAAGACACTCtatcgggacaaacccccaactgatCATGCAACCAGGTTAAAAACAAATAGAGCTAAATAATTAGCCATTTTGTTTCCGTATTGTTTAACAAAATGAATACAAATATTCTGAAATTTAAAAATGAAGGTAATGGTTTTTCGGGCAATCCATCATGCATCTCCCCCGAAAACAGTAGCTTCACAATTGACCCTGACATTAATTTCATTGATAATgcaatgttcagaggactcagtTGTAACAACTGAGCTTAGATGCCTCATGTTATGAACAAATAtattttgtgagaggtgagcacatgtGATTTTCACCACCGTTGCAAGCacaccccagctatctacctgtcggacaccagctatagacctgccgaaagtgttgttgatgcgagaTATCTAGATCTCCTAATACACCATCAAATTCattttcaacacaaccaccacatggcacaaagcgagacacatcgcataaagctagataatcaaacacacaaataatAATTTAAACAGAACAATACGAAAAaacccaaaattcaaaaatctcatAATAACACCAAATTGTAATATGTTATTAGATCAGAGATTTTGAAtccaaaaactgaattttattataaaatccaagTTGTTACCTTAGTAGATCTGAAAACCAAAGTGAAGAACTGTAATGGATTTTTCGAGTTTTGTGAAACAAATCTCGATTTTATCGAAGAAAAAAGTAAATAAAATGAGGAGATGAAGATGAGTATGGAGATAGCGATGGGTAGAAAGGGTGAAAAAGAAGTTAGGGCGGCTAGGCTTAGAAGAAGGTAAGGGCGGCCGACTCTACAACCAAATGTTTTGTAGCATATTTATATGCTACAAATAaataccatgaaccaaatgttctcAACCATGAACCTTGccctatccttttaaaattcatatttgttCGGCTTAAAATCCCGGCTTCCGGTTGGAACGGTTCTGAAAATTTTCTtgtcccttttccttttgggatattacactttccccttcaataatcatggctttctgaaccacggcggtataagttgtcaattcaaaaactgtcactctgctacgaatccatgtTTGTAATCCCTGCTGGAATTTGTTATCCcgtttttcttcagtatcaacctgctccggaacaaacctagccaattccgtaaacttggcttcatattccgtcactgacatattcccttgcttcaattccaagaaCTTGATTTCCATATGGTTCTTCATATAACGAGAAAAATACTTTTTCAGAAACAGTTCAGTAAACCTATCCCAAGTTACGATATCCTCCCCCTCTAAAGCTCTCCTGGATttccaccaataatttgcttttCCTTTTAagaaatagctagcaaaatcagtTTTCTGGTCCTCTTCAACTTTCACAAGAGcaaacgctttctccatttctttcaaccaagcccTAGCCTTAGTAAGATCCGTTGTACCTTCAAATTCTAGAggcttaactgactgaaactgcttaaaggTAACAACAGGCACAACTGGTGGTAAGTGAGGTTgaggacgaggtggctgttgtaataTATGTTGCTGAATCTGTTGTTGTTGCATCTGCTGCTGGATCATTACCATCTTTTGTTGCATCatatggaacatttggttcatggtatcattaTTCTAACCCTCAtggttgaagaagtttggtagCATATTTATATGTTAGTATTATATCACAAGTTTTATGATATGGATTATCATATCATAATGGGCATAATGGGCTTAGTTCGTGTATGGATTAGTACACTTAGGGATTGTTTCGTTCGGGGGTTTTTGAAATCACAAATGAGTTTCATTGATCTTAACCCCAtacttaatgttgagttttttTATTTAACTCTATTCGGCTATTCCTCAAATTCTCAATATATGGATTTTTCATACCGCGTAGGAGATGGATATAAGAGACTGATATAAGGAAtcaactttatttttattattttcatcctTGGTTGAAAATTTTAATTCAAATGTTTAACTTAAAAAAAActtaataaatttaaaaaatattaataacataaattaaattaatatttttaattcattaaataaaaaaattaaattaaacatATTTATTTCAATAAGAGAGAATTGCATTTTGCACCCCGTTTTTTGGCCAAAAATCAATTTTGTATACCTATTTTCATACATTGCAGTTTGCATCCCCCTACTTTGAAATCCGTTTCAAGTTGCACCCTTTTTGCCAAATTTTGTCAATTTTTTTGCTCAAATTATTGTTTTCAACAACATATATAATCTATTATTGAAGAGAAAAGATGAGATATATTGTTGTAGACAGCAATTAGGGCTAAAAGATTAGGCAAAAAGGGTGCATGTTGAAGCAGATTTCAAAATAGGGGATGTAAACTGcaatttataaaaatagatatACAAAATGAGTTTTGGCCAAATATAAGGGGTGCAAAATGTAATTGAATCTTTCAAAATAATCAACCAAACTTGATACCACCGTACCACTTAACCCTAGCTACCACCAGCTGTGCCTGTACATATAGAAATAGAATGCATATTGTTTAGTATTCAGTACAGAAGTGCATCTTTAAGGCAGTGGCCAAGGGGTATACTTGAGACAACTCCATATCAAAGGCAAGTGCAGTTCCTCACGCCATCTATGCAACTACAATCGTTGAACTACAATTGTTTATTTAAAAATTCTACAATCTTCATatgaatatatttttttttctattttctgTTACGATTTTGTTTATTAATACCCTATAAAAGCACTCACCTTGTGAATCTTGAGAACCCAAGTTGTTCGATTTTCGATCTTGAGTGAAGTTGTTACATTATGCTCGCGTGTTGTTTGATAGATATACTGAAAGCAATGATGTTACTTTTGATCGTATGGTATCGGGTAAGTGAAGGTTGGATTTGAATAAAGAGGTTTCTAATGTTcttattgattattatttatcGAAATGTGGCTGTACTCATGAGGCAGCAAGAGTTTTTTGTGAAATGCTAAATATAGAGTTTTTCTTAAATGGTGAAGTAGAAGGAAGCTCCAGTTGCTTTTCAGCACATGGATGCTGAGAAAATTGTGCCGAATTCAATAACATTCCTCGGAGTTCTGTTAGCATGTAACCAAGCTGGTTGGGCAGAAACTGGCAGCAATTTGTATGCAATTATGCAGAAGGTGTACCAAATTGTCCCAACAGTAGAGCACTATGGGTGTATGGTTGATAAGAATGCCCGCGCTGGAATGCTTATCAATTTGTGCAAAAAATGTCGATAGAACCATATGCAATCATTTGGAGAATGTTATTGAACACTTAGAGTTCAAAACCATTCTGATCTGGAGCTGTGCATAGTGAATGCGGTTGACATACTAAAGACGTCAACTGATCCGAAAGATCATGTCCTTTTTTCTAACTTTTTTGCTGAAGCAGAGAAGTGCGATGATGTTTTACGCCaaagaagtgtgatcgatgcTAATTCAGGAAGCCTAAAAAAGGCTGGAAAAAGCTCTGTCTTTGTTTAATAGAGTAATACTTTAGGTGTGGGGTTTTTGTTTCGCAAGACATCAAAATTTTGTGGCATTAGGCAAAAGGTTGCTCTACTAATGTAGTGCCAGTATCAAAATTTGGCCCATAACAGACAAGGCACAACATTGCAAATTGTTACTATGCTAAAGCACTTCAGAGTTCAGACTGTGCACCTGACTACTGTCTCCAAATCTTCTGAGGCTAGGAGGTATACAGTAGGTTATATATGCTTTTGATATTTAATAGTAACTGTTGACATGATATATAAATTGACATGTTGATGCTTCATGCTAATTGCTACTTATGTGTACGTAGATTAGGCGTTTTGATGTCATGCATGACAGTTTGTAGTGgagaagggggggggggggggggtaacTTGCACATCTATATGGTATTTTGGCATGTTTATATATCTCTTCATTGTACAGCTGTCCATAGTTTTAATGGATAGTTTAGTCACCATTTATGTGTTTGTTTTTGTAGTTCCGACACTATACTAGGGCCTATAAGTCAGATAAATCTCCGCAATAAATACCCTGGCTTATGATAATTTCACTATCTGGTATTTACAACCAACTATTCAAATGCCTTTTTAGAACGTATACCACTGTGTTTTTCTTCTACTCTCACCTTAACCTGCTCGCTGCAACACCTTTGCGGTTTGTGGTTTTAAATACAAGCCTATACTCTATGTGTTTCTTTTTGTTATATGGTATTTTGTCATGTTTATAGATCTCTACATTTTGCAGTTCATAATTTTAACGAGATAGTTTTAGCCACCATCAATGTGTTTCTTTATCTCAGGTTTCGACACTATGCTAGGGCTTATGGGTCAGATAAATCTCCGCAATAGTAGTTAGATTTAAAGTGACTTTCCTTAAGGTTTGTCATATTTTAACATAACAGTACTCGTGATATAGAGATTATGATATTGTCTTCTATGTCTTTGATATCTCATTTCCCAAATGCAGCACTTTCGGATGTATGTCGaacatgcatatatacatatgCGTCGCTGCGTGCTATAGTTAGCTTTGGACATCAAATCTCTCGCTGCTTCTCATTCCTTGGATTTTCGTCCAGCAAAGTTCAAAAATACCCTGGCTAATGATAATTTCACTATCTGGTATTTATGGTCAACTTCTCAAATGCTCTTTTAAAACGTATACCACTGTGTTTTTCTTATACTCTCACATTAACCTGCTCGCTGCAACACATTTCCAGCTTGTGGTTTTTAAATACAAGCATATACTTTGATTGATGGTGTCTGTATTTGGATTGAATCACGGAATTATATTTTACGTTGCTGAGTGACTTTGGTTACTCGATAACTAAGTTATGTCCGGTTAGATTACAAACAATTATTTAATTGGTTGTCATTTATTTTAATCAAAGATTGGAATCAGTTCAAGCTATTATTAATGTGGCAGGCTACAACGGAACAATGTTAATGAACATAAAATACTCCCTCCGTTTCAAAATAGTAGTCTATTTTTTAAACTTTTTCCAGTCAAATTGATCAAATTTTGACCTGAATTTacatatattatataaataaaattagtaAAAAATGTTAAATTGATCAAAATTTGATCAATTAACTAAGAACATTTGATCAATTAGATGAATTTAATTAGTTGGTATAAAAGAATAGTTTTATAGATTTTATGGTTATCATGATTATCTTAAAAACACTCACaaaaaaatcctctctctagTTATAGTCGAGATATTCTTGTTGTACATTCCATCTATAATACGTTAAACTTTTGAGTTGAGAATAGCAACGGCTTAAGCACAAATTTATATATTCAAGCtcaaagaaaaataaaattatggTTAGAATATTATTTACGAGAAGCAATATTAAAATATGCTCGTATGTGGCGTCTCCAAAAAAGTTGTACTGAATTATTTGTGtattgaaattaaaatttttaagTTGATAAACTTTTGTagatattaaatgaataaaattgtGTGAATTAATATGTTGAGTGTACTAAATTCATTAGTTGTTGGCTTATTACAGATATAGATGTTACCCATTAGTTTCCGTTGACAAATTAAATTGGTACAAGTAAAGATTATTGTTAATTTGCTTTGAAGTTGTTACCACGACTATGATAATTGGTTTGCTAGCATTAATGGATATTTCTATAGATTTTCGACAGTAACGTGCTTGTTATAAGCATTAAACACCTGCAAAacctttttttaattattaattgcGGTTGGCATAATTGCGATCTAACTGTTTTAAATTTTGAGTTGAAAACAGTAAATAATTAGTTTTGTTGGATTATGCAAAGTCAATATTAAGGAGAAGAGTTTAATTGAAAAAGTAATCACCATTAAACTTGTTGACTTTTGCTAACGATTACCGCTATAACTCTATACGTTATGTTAGTTATTAGATAATATCCAGcaattatttcttctatttttCTCCCAATAAATACACCTCCTTCTCATCAGTTCACGTAAAGTGTGTACTCCACAGAGAAAAATATACAGGGACCGAGAGAACAGAGACGAGAAAGATAATGGGAAGACTACCTAGTGGAATTGGAGGAAAATTCAAAAGAGGTCCATGGACTACTGAAGAGGACATTTTGTTGTCATCTTACATTCAAGAAAATGGTCCAGGCAGTTGGCCATCTGTTTCTATTAATACTGGTACATATATTTACATATGCATTTCCCTTTTTActttataaatttatattatctcaTTTCATTGGATGTGTTTGTGTGTTTGTTAATATATATGTCTGAAAATTATAACCATATATCCATGTGTGTGTTTTCTGTTTATCAATTAACTGTTTAATGGATATTATAGGTTTGAATAGATGCAGCAAGAGTTGTAGACTACGATGGAAAAACTATCTTAGGCCTGGTATCAACCGGGGAACTTTCACTAGTGAGGAAGACAAAAAGATTATCCGACTTCATGATGTTTTGGGCAACAAGTATGTATTCTTGTAGTCAATTGTTAAGTTTCTCCTGAGATTCTTAATTGAATTAAGATGATCAATTTATCAGCCATATATAATTAATTGCGAATTCTCAGTAAGATGTTTAGATTCTGGTTTAATGAAGGAGCTGAAATTTTATTTCCATGTTAAACCAATAATTATCAATACTgtaattttatttgttatttgtAGATGGGCTGCCATAGCTCATTATATTCCGGGAAGGACGGATAATAGCATCAAGAACTATTGGAATTCGCATTTAAAGAAAAAGGTAGACAGGACTAGTGGTAGCAGCAGTGGTGCTAGTAGTAGTATTAATACTACCACTAGTGTACCTGATCAGGACCCTGACTCCTCCAAGAGGCGTTGGGAGAGAATGCTACAAGCAAATGTCCATTTGGCAAGGAAAGCTCTGTCGGATGCACTCTCTCTTTCCCCCCAAGCCTCGATTCATGATCATAATGTTATATCTCCTTCTCCACCAGCGCCCATTCCTAATCCCAATGACACACTACCCCTCACTGCACCTGGGCTCGGCTCCCCATTTCCAGTGTCATCAGCACCATTATTGTCTTCGGGATGTATGAGCTTCAAGCCTCCTCATGGCTGGAACCAAAATGCTAGACAACAGCAGCTGATGATTCCTGCAGATAATCATCAGTTCCGCAGCGAAGCAGCAGGTCAAATTACTCAGGCATTCGGTAACTCGACTACTGAAATGTATGTCTTCAACTGTGAAAATGTAGCGGTGTGGCTGCGGAGATGGAATAAGAATTCCCCTAATTTAAGGCTGGATAATGATTCTGCTCGTCATCCGCGTCTGCCTCGTACTGCCGTTGTTCCAGTTGTTTCTTGTAGGCAACATGAGGATTCCCTGTCTCCTGCTATTGCTACTTCAGTTTTTCCTTAATGGCAGAAATAAGATACATCTGCTTGCCGCATTTGAAATGTCCAATCCTTATGATCAGGCTACTCATCTTTTGACCATTTCACTAGAGATTCTGACATTTCTTTTGCTTTAAGTGTACTTTTATATTTAGCAGATGTTTTGGTAGGGtattgtttttttttaaattgcaTCATTTGTTGTGCTCATTAGATATTATCCTCCCTTTGTCGCCTATGAAATTTTTCTTCATGTATCTCTGTTGAGATATTTTGGTTCATGtatttcaattttattttaaaataaaaaacttTGTCTTTAAAAGTAACTTGTTCAATTTGTTTTATGTTTCATCTACAATGTCATAACCAACCAGCTGCAAGAGCCATTCACAAAACTGAATAAAATAGATAATAACAcataataaaaacgaattttgTTTAGTCATGAAATATATTATGACCCCCCACTAGAAAGTTTGGGCAACTAAAAAATAAGCTCTAATTTGTTATCAAGAAACAAGGAAAACTTGCCATTTTCTTTTACAAATTATTTGAATACACAAATAGTTATTTGGTTGTTAAAATAAAAACACTACCCAATCTTTTATTCATTTTTTCTTGTTTCTACTatccaaatctacctgaaagtACACACTCATGTAACAATGTTAAAATTTGCAATTAATATGGAGTTGAATTGTTTATATTTAATCTCTCAACTCCTTTGATGGTATATTGTTACATGTTACATATATAGTAAATAATAATCTATATAGTACTAAGTTAAGATGTGATATATTATAAATTCTGAgatttttttgaaaataagtatttttaaaatatttgtattttttaattttttttacaaaaaatatgtATTACGAGCGATGACAGTTCAGATAAGTGTATAGTTGCTTTAGTGAACCTTAAGTCTCAGCATAAGGCTACTGTCGGTCATGCTTTAGAGTCACATGTTAAGAGAGAGTTGTTTTGTTACTCATGGACCTGACTTAGTAATTTCCAGTTGTCATTCTGTTATTCAGTTAGCATTAAGTCAGTCTAGTGGTCCATTCTTCTGAGGTGTATAAATAGCAAGTCTTACTCTCTGTATTAGTAATTCAGTTCTAATAAAATACATTTCTATCTTCTTCTCTACTGTTTGTTCTTAACTTACAATCTGTATTACATACAACATATAACTTGAAGCTATAAATCtattatggtatcagagccaaacaTGACTGATTCGATCATAATGCTATCGTTCTTGCTTCGTTTTGAGTTTTCAATTGAGGTGAATTGATGTTTTGATCATTTTCGCCATTAACGAAGCttcgaaaccctaatttttaggttttttttatttttacgaTAAGTTTTTCATTGTTTAATCATTCGATTCATAGTTGAGACTCTTGATCGATTGATTTTACATCTTCAGATTCCTTTTATGAACAATTATTACGTCAATTAGACTTGTTTTGTAAAATAAATTGACGCAATTTCGTTCTAAATCGTTGTTCAGTCATGTTGAAACGTGTATTTGTTAATGTTGTTCTTGAATCATCGTCAAGTAGTCATAACAATACTACTACTGAAGATGAACATGAGAAAGAAACGGTTTCACTGAATTTGTATAGCGATATGGCTGTCGACAACAACGCACATCCATTGTTCATTCATAACAGTGATCATCCAGGCTTGTTGTTGCTTGTTAAAAAGCTCACAGGTCCAGACAACTATGCATCTTGGAGCAGATCTATGCAAATAGCTCTTAATGTTCGAAATAAGTTTGTGTTGGTTAATGGAGATTATCCAAAACCTGATACGAAATCTCCGTTGTGTGCTCAATGGGAACGAGTGAATGATCTTGTAATCACTTGGATTCTGAATTCCATGACGGATGATATTTCAGATGGCTTGAATTATGTAACCACGGCAGAAGAGGTGCGGAATGAATTGCGAGAACGGTTTTCTGGTGTCAATGGACATCGTGTTTTTCAAGTGCTCAAGGACATTCATAATGTCGAGCAAGGAAATAAATCAGTTGAGGTTTATTTTCATAAGTTGAAAGGTCTTTGGGATGAATATTTTGTTCTTGAACCCGCCGTGGATTGCACTTGTGGTGCACACAAGTTGTTAGTTGAAAGAGATCAAAAACACAAATTATTGCAATTTTTACTTGGACTACATGAGAGTAATTCTAATATTCGAGGTCAGATTCTCATGATGAATCCTTTGCCTTCTATTTCCCAGGCCTACTCCTTTGTTAAACATGATGAGAAGACAAGGCAGAGACATCAAAACTTCTCTCAACCAGTTAGTCCTTTTGCTAATGCAATTGCAACAAATACAGATGGTGTGGCTGTTTCCAATGGAAGTTTTAGGAAATCTTTCATTCCTAGCATAAAGCCTGTTATTAAATGTTCTCATTGTAATTACAATGGATATACCAAATAACAGTGTTTCAAGCTTATTGGATACCCTCCTAATTGGAAGAAAAAGAAGGAGACTGGATCCACATCTAGCAATGCATCTGGTAATCCTTCTCAATTCAAGAAATTCAAGCAAATTCTGCTTTGACTGGAGGTCAAACATCTACATCTGCTACCTCCAATGATCAGATTAATCAGATGCAAAACCAAATAAATCAAATCAGCCAGATGATGAACTTCTTTATGGGAAATCCTAAAGATATTGGTAGTCCTGAAGATCATTTAGTTGGCATGGTCACTTCTAGAGCTAGTTTAGTGGTATCCAATGCTTCTAGTTTGATCTGGCTAGTAGATATTGGAGCTTCAGATCACATATGTTATTCAAGTGAGTTGTTGACTGATATTACACCTCTTTCAACACCTGTTAATCTAGCTCTGCCAAATGGGAAGACTATCTTGGTACATCAGACTGGTACCTTTTCTATTCATTCTTGAATAGTACTTCATAATGTTCTGTTTGTTCCTACTTTTGGATACAATTTATTCTATATTTCTAAGTGGCTTGCTGATTCACAAGGAAGTGTTTTGTTTTTACTCGAATCTTGTGAATTTTATGGGAATAAGTCTGCAGAACCTTTAGTTCTTGGTAAGATGTTTGATGGATTGTATCATTTGGAAGTTCATACAAATAATAGTTCTACATCAGTTCTGCACGTTCATTCTCCACTGGTTCATACTGTTATTTCGAAGCACAAGCTTAGTGTCATGTGACATTTATGCTTAGGACATGCTTCCAATGAGGTGTTACACCAGATTTCTGAACTTAAGGGCAATATAATGGATAAGAGCAATCAACAATGTCCTATTTGTCCAGCTTCAAAACAAACTAAATTGCCTTTTTATTTAAGTAACAATCGAGCTGATTGTGCTTTTCAATTAGTTCATATATACCTTTGGGGTCCTTATGCTCATGAAACTCGACAAGGTTGTCTTTATTTTCTTACAGTTGTTGATGATCACACTCGAACTGTTTGGACCTTTTTGCTTCCAAATAAGCATTATGTCTTTAGTCAAATTCGAGATTTTTTGGCTTATGTAGAAAATCAATTTGGTAATACTATAAAACAGTTTCGAATTGATAATGGCACAGAGTTTTTTAATGCTGCTATGAACTCTTTGTTATCTGATAAAGGCATTATACATCAAGCTTCTTGTGTAGAGCGCAAACATCGTCAGTTGTTATGTGTGGCTTGAGCAATCCGTTTTCAGTCG from Apium graveolens cultivar Ventura chromosome 5, ASM990537v1, whole genome shotgun sequence includes the following:
- the LOC141723622 gene encoding myb-related protein 306-like, which codes for MGRLPSGIGGKFKRGPWTTEEDILLSSYIQENGPGSWPSVSINTGLNRCSKSCRLRWKNYLRPGINRGTFTSEEDKKIIRLHDVLGNKWAAIAHYIPGRTDNSIKNYWNSHLKKKVDRTSGSSSGASSSINTTTSVPDQDPDSSKRRWERMLQANVHLARKALSDALSLSPQASIHDHNVISPSPPAPIPNPNDTLPLTAPGLGSPFPVSSAPLLSSGCMSFKPPHGWNQNARQQQLMIPADNHQFRSEAAGQITQAFGNSTTEMYVFNCENVAVWLRRWNKNSPNLRLDNDSARHPRLPRTAVVPVVSCRQHEDSLSPAIATSVFP
- the LOC141659910 gene encoding uncharacterized protein LOC141659910 produces the protein MLKRVFVNVVLESSSSSHNNTTTEDEHEKETVSLNLYSDMAVDNNAHPLFIHNSDHPGLLLLVKKLTGPDNYASWSRSMQIALNVRNKFVLVNGDYPKPDTKSPLCAQWERVNDLVITWILNSMTDDISDGLNYVTTAEEVRNELRERFSGVNGHRVFQVLKDIHNVEQGNKSVEVYFHKLKGLWDEYFVLEPAVDCTCGAHKLLVERDQKHKLLQFLLGLHESNSNIRGQILMMNPLPSISQAYSFVKHDEKTRQRHQNFSQPVSPFANAIATNTDGVAVSNGSFRKSFIPSIKPVIKCSHCNYNGYTK